Proteins encoded by one window of Perca fluviatilis chromosome 13, GENO_Pfluv_1.0, whole genome shotgun sequence:
- the LOC120571791 gene encoding gap junction beta-3 protein-like: protein MDWKFLQGLLSGVNKYSTAFGRIWLSVIFVFRVLVFVVAAERVWSDDQGHFDCNTRQPGCTNICYDYFFPISHIRLWALQLIFVTCPSFMVVLHVAYREERERKYRLKHGEDTRLYDNTGQKHGGLWWTYLISLFIKTAFEVTFLYLLHYIYDSFKLPRKVQCDVSPCPNLVDCYISRPTEKTVFTYFMVGASVLCVVLNICEIFYLIAFRVVNLKHRGSAHASSRKMQPLHPDMDCDGCFDPGVDPELA, encoded by the exons ATGGATTGGAAATTTCTCCAGGGTCTTCTCAGTGGAGTCAACAAGTACTCCACTGCGTTCGGGCGTATCTGGCTATCAGTGATCTTTGTCTTCCGGGTGTTGGTCTTCGTGGTTGCTGCCGAGCGTGTCTGGAGTGACGACCAGGGACACTTTGACTGCAACACCCGCCAGCCGGGTTGCACCAACATCTGCTACGACTACTTCTTCCCCATCTCCCACATCCGCCTCTGGGCTCTCCAGCTCATCTTCGTCACCTGCCCTTCCTTCATGGTGGTGCTGCACGTGGCCTACCGGGAAGAGCGGGAACGCAAGTACCGACTCAAGCACGGCGAGGACACTCGGCTGTACGACAACACGGGCCAAAAGCATGGCGGCCTGTGGTGGACTTACCTGATAAGCCTCTTCATCAAGACCGCCTTCGAGGTCACTTTTCTCTACCTGCTCCACTACATCTACGACAGCTTCAAGCTGCCCAGGAAGGTCCAATGTGATGTCAGTCCCTGTCCTAATCTGGTGGACTGCTACATATCCCGGCCCACCGAGAAGACCGTTTTCACTTACTTCATGGTGGGGGCGTCCGTCCTGTGTGTGGTGCTCAACATCTGTGAGATTTTCTACCTGATTGCTTTCCGGGTGGTGAACCTCAAACACAGAGGCAGCGCCCACGCCTCGTCTAGAAAGATGCAACCGCTCCACCCTGACATGGACTGTGATGGCT gcTTTGATCCAGGTGTTGACCCCGAACTAGCATAA
- the zgc:91944 gene encoding homeobox-containing protein 1 isoform X3 produces MRQWCVPAATPRAEPLPGRLSVSPPPPDARMECCEAEPRYTIEQIDLLQRLRLSGMTKPQIIHALESLERLDPDHRPSHCDSQPAPSNNTPAAAAPAPSSSSSSSSSLSLASATTQTSGLDGAALSPSNSYEASPPPLYPPSVAVQRSFSYDMMGEEDWDLEEKVEEYMRRDSNLVKEEIKSFLNNRRISQAIVGQVTGISQSYISQWLLQQGLEMSDSKRRAFYRWYLLERNNPGATLSMRSLVKEEPDWRSGIIAGDRAGMAGGPLRLRRGSRFTWRKECQSIMESFFMENQYPDEAKREEIANACNSVIQKPGCKLSEFERVTALKVYNWFANRRKEMKRRANIEAAILESHGIEVPSPSCHSNGEDGEMHEFADQVNHRFSEPEETSSHRIVDHQDPSSLAPAEVAGLPSPAPQVLDQKEEASKRETVDEE; encoded by the exons ATGCGACAGTGGTGTGTCCCCGCTGCGACCCCTCGCGCTGAGCCGCTCCCGGGGCGCCTGTCTGTGTCACCGCCTCCGCCAG ATGCCAGAATGGAGTGCTGCGAGGCGGAGCCCCGCTACACCATCGAACAGATCGACCTCCTGCAGCGCCTGCGTCTGTCCGGCATGACCAAACCTCAGATCATCCACGCTCTGGAGTCCCTGGAGAGGCTGGACCCGGACCACCGCCCGTCCCACTGCGACTCTCAGCCCGCCCCGTCCAACAACACCCCCGCCGCGGCCGCCCCGGCCCCGTCCTCGTCTTCGTCCTCGTCCTCCTCGCTCTCCCTGGCCTCCGCCACCACTCAGACCTCCGGCCTGGACGGCGCCGCCCTGTCGCCCAGCAACAGCTACGAGGCCTCGCCTCCGCCCCTCTACCCTCCCAGCGTGGCGGTCCAGCGCTCGTTCAGCTACGACATGATGGGGGAGGAGGACTGGGACCTGGAAGAGAAGGTGGAGGAGTACATGAG GAGAGACAGCAACCTGGTGAAAGAAGAGATCAAATCCTTCCTCAACAATCGCAGGATCTCTCAGGCAATCGTAGGCCAAGTTACAG GCATCAGCCAGAGTTACATTTCCCAGTGGCTGCTGCAGCAAGGCCTGGAGATGAGCGACTCCAAACGCCGAGCGTTCTACCGCTGGTACCTGCTGGAGAGGAATAACCCAG GGGCCACCTTATCAATGCGGTCTCTGGTGAAGGAGGAACCCGACTGGAGGTCAGGGATCATAGCGGGCGACAGAGCCGGGATGGCGGGCGGGCCTCTGAGGCTGCGTAGAGGAAGCAGGTTCACCTGGAGGAAGGAGTGCCAATCAATCATGGAGAG CTTCTTCATGGAGAACCAGTACCCAGATGAAGCCAAGCGAGAGGAAATCGCCAACGCCTGTAACTCTGTCATTCAGAAACCAG GCTGCAAGCTGTCTGAGTTTGAGCGCGTGACGGCATTAAAGGTGTACAACTGGTTTGCCAACCGTCGGAAGGAGATGAAGAGAAGAGCGAATATCG AAGCTGCCATTTTGGAAAGCCACGGAATCGAGGTGCCAAGTCCGAGCTGCCACTCAAACGGCGAGGATGGAGAGATGCACGAGTTTGCCGATCAGGTGAATCATCGGTTCTCCGAGCCG gAGGAGACCTCTTCCCACAGGATTGTTGACCACCAAGACCCCTCCTCATTGGCTCCTGCAGAGGTCGCAGGCCTGCCGAGCCCCGCCCCTCAGGTCCTGGATCAGAAAGAGGAGGCTTCCAAAAGGGAGACGGTGGATGAAGAGTGA
- the zgc:91944 gene encoding homeobox-containing protein 1 isoform X2: MECCEAEPRYTIEQIDLLQRLRLSGMTKPQIIHALESLERLDPDHRPSHCDSQPAPSNNTPAAAAPAPSSSSSSSSSLSLASATTQTSGLDGAALSPSNSYEASPPPLYPPSVAVQRSFSYDMMGEEDWDLEEKVEEYMRRDSNLVKEEIKSFLNNRRISQAIVGQVTGISQSYISQWLLQQGLEMSDSKRRAFYRWYLLERNNPGLRWSESQHSVSPMPRARGGDRDGTVAGASGSLPNPNTNLNPNPNPVWSRQRELLMHLLPWYAAAAAQAQPGATLSMRSLVKEEPDWRSGIIAGDRAGMAGGPLRLRRGSRFTWRKECQSIMESFFMENQYPDEAKREEIANACNSVIQKPGCKLSEFERVTALKVYNWFANRRKEMKRRANIEAAILESHGIEVPSPSCHSNGEDGEMHEFADQVNHRFSEPEETSSHRIVDHQDPSSLAPAEVAGLPSPAPQVLDQKEEASKRETVDEE; this comes from the exons ATGGAGTGCTGCGAGGCGGAGCCCCGCTACACCATCGAACAGATCGACCTCCTGCAGCGCCTGCGTCTGTCCGGCATGACCAAACCTCAGATCATCCACGCTCTGGAGTCCCTGGAGAGGCTGGACCCGGACCACCGCCCGTCCCACTGCGACTCTCAGCCCGCCCCGTCCAACAACACCCCCGCCGCGGCCGCCCCGGCCCCGTCCTCGTCTTCGTCCTCGTCCTCCTCGCTCTCCCTGGCCTCCGCCACCACTCAGACCTCCGGCCTGGACGGCGCCGCCCTGTCGCCCAGCAACAGCTACGAGGCCTCGCCTCCGCCCCTCTACCCTCCCAGCGTGGCGGTCCAGCGCTCGTTCAGCTACGACATGATGGGGGAGGAGGACTGGGACCTGGAAGAGAAGGTGGAGGAGTACATGAG GAGAGACAGCAACCTGGTGAAAGAAGAGATCAAATCCTTCCTCAACAATCGCAGGATCTCTCAGGCAATCGTAGGCCAAGTTACAG GCATCAGCCAGAGTTACATTTCCCAGTGGCTGCTGCAGCAAGGCCTGGAGATGAGCGACTCCAAACGCCGAGCGTTCTACCGCTGGTACCTGCTGGAGAGGAATAACCCAG GGCTGAGGTGGAGTGAAAGCCAGCACAGCGTGAGTCCCATGCCCAGGGCCAGGGGAGGGGACAGAGACGGGACGGTAGCAGGGGCAAGTGGCAGCCTCCCCAACCCCAACACCAACCTCAACCCCAACCCCAATCCAGTGTGGAGCAGGCAGAGAGAGCTGCTGATGCACTTGCTGCCGTGGTACGCTGCCGCAGCCGCCCAGGCCCAGCCAG GGGCCACCTTATCAATGCGGTCTCTGGTGAAGGAGGAACCCGACTGGAGGTCAGGGATCATAGCGGGCGACAGAGCCGGGATGGCGGGCGGGCCTCTGAGGCTGCGTAGAGGAAGCAGGTTCACCTGGAGGAAGGAGTGCCAATCAATCATGGAGAG CTTCTTCATGGAGAACCAGTACCCAGATGAAGCCAAGCGAGAGGAAATCGCCAACGCCTGTAACTCTGTCATTCAGAAACCAG GCTGCAAGCTGTCTGAGTTTGAGCGCGTGACGGCATTAAAGGTGTACAACTGGTTTGCCAACCGTCGGAAGGAGATGAAGAGAAGAGCGAATATCG AAGCTGCCATTTTGGAAAGCCACGGAATCGAGGTGCCAAGTCCGAGCTGCCACTCAAACGGCGAGGATGGAGAGATGCACGAGTTTGCCGATCAGGTGAATCATCGGTTCTCCGAGCCG gAGGAGACCTCTTCCCACAGGATTGTTGACCACCAAGACCCCTCCTCATTGGCTCCTGCAGAGGTCGCAGGCCTGCCGAGCCCCGCCCCTCAGGTCCTGGATCAGAAAGAGGAGGCTTCCAAAAGGGAGACGGTGGATGAAGAGTGA
- the zgc:91944 gene encoding homeobox-containing protein 1 isoform X1 yields the protein MRQWCVPAATPRAEPLPGRLSVSPPPPDARMECCEAEPRYTIEQIDLLQRLRLSGMTKPQIIHALESLERLDPDHRPSHCDSQPAPSNNTPAAAAPAPSSSSSSSSSLSLASATTQTSGLDGAALSPSNSYEASPPPLYPPSVAVQRSFSYDMMGEEDWDLEEKVEEYMRRDSNLVKEEIKSFLNNRRISQAIVGQVTGISQSYISQWLLQQGLEMSDSKRRAFYRWYLLERNNPGLRWSESQHSVSPMPRARGGDRDGTVAGASGSLPNPNTNLNPNPNPVWSRQRELLMHLLPWYAAAAAQAQPGATLSMRSLVKEEPDWRSGIIAGDRAGMAGGPLRLRRGSRFTWRKECQSIMESFFMENQYPDEAKREEIANACNSVIQKPGCKLSEFERVTALKVYNWFANRRKEMKRRANIEAAILESHGIEVPSPSCHSNGEDGEMHEFADQVNHRFSEPEETSSHRIVDHQDPSSLAPAEVAGLPSPAPQVLDQKEEASKRETVDEE from the exons ATGCGACAGTGGTGTGTCCCCGCTGCGACCCCTCGCGCTGAGCCGCTCCCGGGGCGCCTGTCTGTGTCACCGCCTCCGCCAG ATGCCAGAATGGAGTGCTGCGAGGCGGAGCCCCGCTACACCATCGAACAGATCGACCTCCTGCAGCGCCTGCGTCTGTCCGGCATGACCAAACCTCAGATCATCCACGCTCTGGAGTCCCTGGAGAGGCTGGACCCGGACCACCGCCCGTCCCACTGCGACTCTCAGCCCGCCCCGTCCAACAACACCCCCGCCGCGGCCGCCCCGGCCCCGTCCTCGTCTTCGTCCTCGTCCTCCTCGCTCTCCCTGGCCTCCGCCACCACTCAGACCTCCGGCCTGGACGGCGCCGCCCTGTCGCCCAGCAACAGCTACGAGGCCTCGCCTCCGCCCCTCTACCCTCCCAGCGTGGCGGTCCAGCGCTCGTTCAGCTACGACATGATGGGGGAGGAGGACTGGGACCTGGAAGAGAAGGTGGAGGAGTACATGAG GAGAGACAGCAACCTGGTGAAAGAAGAGATCAAATCCTTCCTCAACAATCGCAGGATCTCTCAGGCAATCGTAGGCCAAGTTACAG GCATCAGCCAGAGTTACATTTCCCAGTGGCTGCTGCAGCAAGGCCTGGAGATGAGCGACTCCAAACGCCGAGCGTTCTACCGCTGGTACCTGCTGGAGAGGAATAACCCAG GGCTGAGGTGGAGTGAAAGCCAGCACAGCGTGAGTCCCATGCCCAGGGCCAGGGGAGGGGACAGAGACGGGACGGTAGCAGGGGCAAGTGGCAGCCTCCCCAACCCCAACACCAACCTCAACCCCAACCCCAATCCAGTGTGGAGCAGGCAGAGAGAGCTGCTGATGCACTTGCTGCCGTGGTACGCTGCCGCAGCCGCCCAGGCCCAGCCAG GGGCCACCTTATCAATGCGGTCTCTGGTGAAGGAGGAACCCGACTGGAGGTCAGGGATCATAGCGGGCGACAGAGCCGGGATGGCGGGCGGGCCTCTGAGGCTGCGTAGAGGAAGCAGGTTCACCTGGAGGAAGGAGTGCCAATCAATCATGGAGAG CTTCTTCATGGAGAACCAGTACCCAGATGAAGCCAAGCGAGAGGAAATCGCCAACGCCTGTAACTCTGTCATTCAGAAACCAG GCTGCAAGCTGTCTGAGTTTGAGCGCGTGACGGCATTAAAGGTGTACAACTGGTTTGCCAACCGTCGGAAGGAGATGAAGAGAAGAGCGAATATCG AAGCTGCCATTTTGGAAAGCCACGGAATCGAGGTGCCAAGTCCGAGCTGCCACTCAAACGGCGAGGATGGAGAGATGCACGAGTTTGCCGATCAGGTGAATCATCGGTTCTCCGAGCCG gAGGAGACCTCTTCCCACAGGATTGTTGACCACCAAGACCCCTCCTCATTGGCTCCTGCAGAGGTCGCAGGCCTGCCGAGCCCCGCCCCTCAGGTCCTGGATCAGAAAGAGGAGGCTTCCAAAAGGGAGACGGTGGATGAAGAGTGA
- the LOC120571653 gene encoding gap junction beta-4 protein-like, whose amino-acid sequence MNWAFLEGLLSGVNKYSTAFGRIWLAIVFIFRLLVFLVACEKVWGDEQKDFDCNTRQPGCHNVCYDHYYPVSYTRLWALQLIFVTCPSFLVTLHVSYREERERKQRLKYGENCTPLYDDTGKKRGGLWWTYFLSLLFKIMVDGVFVFLLFYIYEATFFPPLVKCSIEPCPNVVDCYIARPTEKKIFTIFMVVTSFVCIFLTLCEVFYLCGKRFWECSGRGTRSVRENSFMMTRTPLTGKQNSTFKETVPEKANMVDNGSSGSGKASSAPAYSIAIS is encoded by the exons ATGAACTGGGCCTTCCTTGAAGGCCTCCTTAGCGGGGTGAACAAATATTCCACGGCGTTCGGTCGCATCTGGCTCGCCATCGTCTTCATCTTCAGGCTCTTGGTCTTCCTGGTGGCCTGCGAGAAGGTCTGGGGCGACGAGCAAAAGGACTTTGATTGCAACACGCGGCAGCCCGGCTGTCACAATGTCTGCTACGACCACTACTACCCCGTCTCCTACACCCGACTCTGGGCTCTCCAGCTGATCTTTGTCACCTGCCCGTCCTTTCTCGTGACGCTCCACGTGTCCTACCGAGAAGAACGTGAGCGCAAACAGCGGCTGAAGTACGGAGAAAACTGCACGCCTCTGTATGACGACACAGGGAAGAAGCGAGGGGGTCTGTGGTGGACCTACTTCCTTAGCCTGCTGTTCAAGATAATGGTGGATGGTGTGTTTGTCTTCCTGCTCTTCTACATCTACGAGGCCACGTTCTTCCCACCGTTGGTGAAATGCAGCATAGAGCCGTGTCCCAATGTGGTGGACTGCTACATCGCCAG GCCCACAGAGAAGAAGATTTTCACCATTTTCATGGTGGTGACCAGCTTCGTGTGCATCTTCCTCACTCTTTGCGAGGTCTTCTACCTGTGTGGGAAGAGGTTCTGGGAGTGCAGCGGAAGAGGAACTCGCTCAGTGAGGGAAAACTCCTTCATGATGACCAGAACTCCTCTGACTGGGAAGCAGAACTCAACGTTCAAAGAGACGGTTCCGGAGAAGGCCAACATGGTCGACAACGGCAGTTCAGGATCTGGCAAAGCGAGTTCAGCCCCAGCGTACAGCATAGCAATCTCCTGA